Below is a window of Corvus cornix cornix isolate S_Up_H32 chromosome 10, ASM73873v5, whole genome shotgun sequence DNA.
cTTTATTAGCACCACTGGAGACAGTGACATCTTCAATGTCTGAGAGAGGAAAACCCTAATGATGGACCAACAGacatgaaaaagggaaagaatatACACAGCACTGCTTAGTATGGCacaaaatttcactttttttttttggacccTTCCCTCATGTATCTGACATAAAATTCTGCCATCCATTTTCCAAGTAATTTACATCTTTTCACTGGCATATAGGACATTTACAGATTCTTACACTCCATGTTGCAGAAATTCCTAGTGTCAAAGATTGTAGGATAGACTGTGATTTAGATGTGCAGGGAATTTGTGTATGTGATTTACTTTAAAAGCTACACAAATAAACCATCTTCCCATGGGGGGAAAGAATGTACTTAGCagaatgataaaatattttcatccttaTGTTATGGGAGGAAACAGTTATTTAAGTGGTGATTCTGACCCCATAGTTTACAAGAAAACATTCTTTGAGTTACTGTCACTGTTAAAATGAAGCTGTCCATGGTGGCGGAAactaaaatctgtttttcaaatgctgtcAGAGCCAGATCAGTGGCTGTGGGGTCAACACCCCTTTCAGTCCCTGACGTTTTTCTGTGTTATCTTCACAATGAGGCAGCACGGACAACTCCTGGTCGGGGTTAAGGGGCCATGGGTGACACCACCCAGGAGCATCGAcactgtggggctggagccGTCAGGGCAGCACAGACCCTGGGGGCTGCCCTGATGGCTCCCACCACCCCACAccaagatcacagaatcacagaattgttggttggaagggacctctggagatcacccagtccaaccccctaCCAAGGCAGGGTCAGGTGGAGCAAGTGACACGGGTGCACGTGTCCaagtgggtttggaatgtctccagagagggaggctCCACgccctctctgggcagctgtcatagtgctctgccaccctcagtataaagttcttcctcatgtagagatggaacttcttgtgttttaatttatggACACTGCTCCCCATCCTGTTGCAGAACACCACCAAAAAGAGCCTTGCACTATCCTTTTAGCACCCTAGGAGATATTTTTATGCATTGATGAGATCCTCTCTTGGTCTTCTCCAGACTAACCACAACATAAAGACATTAAGCTCTTAAGCGTCCAAAGGAGGCCACGAGGATGGGGAAGGGTGTGGAAGGGAAGCGgtatgaggagcggctgagggcacttgtctgttcagcctggaggagactgagagacctcattgtggtcttcaacatcccTCCGAGGGTcagcagaggggcagacactgCTCTCTTCACTCTCGTCGATAGAGACAGGACCCCAGGGAACGACATAAAGCTCAGTCAGGGGAGACTTAGGTTGGatgtcaggaaaaggtttttcccccagagggtggtcgggcactggaacaggctccccatgGAATGCTCACGaccccaaggctgccagagctcaagaagcGTTCGGACAACGCTCTCAGACACAGGGTGGGATTATTGGGGTGTCCTGCGCAGGGCCAcgggttggactcgatgatccttgggggtcccttccaacccaggtTCGCCTGCAATTCTATTTTACGATCATGGCGGCACCGCCTCAGCCCTGAggggcggccccgcgccggGGCGGATCCCAGTGCGTCATCGCCGCGCGCGGCGGGAGCCCCGCGATGCGGGCCCGGGTGCTGCGCGCCTGGAGCGAGAGCGTGAGGACGGCGGGGCCGCCATGGCGGGTCCTGTTCTTCGGCACCGACCGCTTCGCCGTGACCGCCCTGCGAGCCCTCCGGGCCGCCGGGTATTGCCCGGGCACGGGGGAGAGGGGTCCCAGGAGAGAGGGGGTCCTGAGGCGAGACGGGGCCGGGAGAGAGGGGTAGAGGAGACACGGGGGACGGGGACGTGAGGGAGGAGCTTGATGGGGGGAGATGGACCCTGGGGCGCGCGGAGCCTGAGGGGACACGGCAGGGGCTGGACAGGGTGAGGGAagtgctgggcacagagggatGGGAGATGACGGCTAGTGATGAAGCTCAGAGGTTACTGAAGGATGAGGTGGAGTCGCGCGGGAGGGACCGTGGGTTAGGCAGAGAGggtggcagggaaaggagggggagggagagggagccTGAGCGTGGGACGGGGATCAGGATCACAGAGACTATGGGGATTGGCACAGGGGCATATCGAGGGGTGGAGGTAACCCAGCCCTCGCCTCAGTCTGCCTGCATGACGCCTTCAACACCTTGTCCACTCCAGGGAGCCCAGCGAGGACTCGCTTGTGTCTCGGCTGGAGGTGGTGACCCTGCCCTCCCGCCTGCCCGGGGACCTGCCCGtgaggagctgtgccagggagctccagctgcctgtgcacGAGTGGCCACACACGGGACCTGTGGGGCAGTTTGATGTGGGTGTGGTGGCGTCTTTTGGACGTCTCCTAAGCGAGGACCTCATTCTGCAGTTCCCATAGTAAGTGTGGACAGTGTCACTGTTCTGTTAGCAAAGCTCCACTCTAGTTTTGAGGCAGCATCTGTGATTTGCATTAGGTGAGGTCATCTTCCCTGGGTTCATCTGCTTAGCCTGAACCCTGTTGCTGTCATTGTGAAGTTCAGTGTTCTTTGACACATGGATGTAAATTTATGCAAATATTCAGCAGAATGTGTTTGCCTTTATTCCTCACATCTCTCTTTCTGTGTTTGGCGAGAAACTGAAGTTTATGTAGTGTGAATTTTCCTTCAAGTGCATATTTAAGCCAGTAACACGAGAAGGTATGAGCAGATAGTAGTTTCACTGTAATATATGTTGCAGATCCATTTACATATGTTTCAGGTACCATTCTTATTCTAACTTGTCAACATTTCATTCCAGTGGTGTGCTGAATGTCCATCCCAGCTGTCTCCCACGATGGCGTGGTCCTGCACCCATAGTCCACACAGTGCTTCATGGTGATAAGGTGACTGGAGTGACAATTATGGAAATAAGACCAAAAAGGTAGGTTTGGTGTGCTTTGCAGACAACTCACTGTTGCTGTTGCCTCTCGGGACTTTAAATCATCATTGCTGAAATCATCATTTAACTCATTCTATGTAAtcacaaatttttttaatgtgtgtgttTTAAGTTTGAAACACTTAGAAATCTTCATCTGACCATATGAGATCTGCCACAATTACAGTATTTTAGTAAGTGTGTAATTTGCACTCCAGGCCTTTTCTCTAATTATTAACTTTATCACAGGGAACAGACAGGGAACAGTCACACAGCTTTGTCAATAGACTTGGTATGATAAACCGAAAAGGTCTGGTTTTCAGACTTCAGAGTCACCTGTAACATCCTGTAAGTGGACAGAGGATAAATTGCCTGTCTCGGCATGAGAGAGATTatatgttttaatttcagtCCAAACTCTGGCTTAAAAGGATTGTGAAAATGCATTATCCTAgttaccttttctttcttaaatgcTTGTCTAATAATAGATCTCAGGAAAGTGTGAAACAAATTTCCTCTGAGTATTTCAGATTGTTTCTTCTGAGATCTCATGTTCATATCAGGCTCAGCTTGCTGAGGAGAATCTTGCTGCCAAGACAGATctgatattttcttccttgtgttgTCTTGTGAACCAAACATTTGATAATGCGAAATGACATCTGAAAAATagtttaagagaaaataaaaaagggtaGTTAGTAAGTGAGCTAACATATCGAATACAGACTTTTGAACTGCTAACTGAGCTTCAGCTTCTCCAGTATGGTTGTATGTTTTCTGCCTTGCAGGTTTGATGTAGGTCCAATTATTAAGCAAGAAGAGGTTGCTGTTCCTCCCCGCTGTACGGcacaggagctggaagggatgtTGGCAAAGATGGGTGCAAACATGGTAAAGTCCTGCCAGCTGTGTCACTTCTGACTGGTACTTTGCTTTTAACATGTGCAAACAGAATTCTTACTAATCTTGTTCTGAGCTGGCTTCAAGTTTAAGAGGAGAATGATGTGAAGCTTGGTGTTCGTGAGCACTTTGCCTTGCTGAGAGGAGAGCTCAGTGGTCTATGATCAGCCGTCAGCGTCAGTCCTGTgtgttgcttttctctttctattcAGTGAAGAACCCAAATGCTGTCTATGGAAATAGTGCAggttctttcttttaaatgaatatctgcttttttattttaatagtcaGCTTTAGTCCTGTTCTGGGATTAATATCAGAGAAGAGATCAtccataaaaaaatcacttgtgtTTTTTAATTGTGATTCAGTGGGAAGGATGTCtttactctgtgtgtgtatgatACACATCTTCTGAATATACTGAGCCAATTTTCTAAAAGCTCACCGGACAGTTTCACTGttgaaaaattaagttttactTTGCTTATTATTGCTTAAACTTAGCTTGGCTAATACTCTgtacaaaatttaattttgcagctGTTAGCAGTTTTGAAGAACTTGCCTGAaagtttaagaaataaaaaagagcagCCAAAAGAAGGAGTAACATTTGGTAGGTACACATTGTTTTTAATGTGActtgttcattttttcctttatcagcTGGAAAACTTAAGTTTCCTGCCATGCTGGGTTGTATTTCTTTAGATTAATTTCTAATATGCTCTTTTCACTGCCTTCACTGGCTTAAAAGAATCATACAGgaggaaaatgtttcagaattcttcagacttaatttttttttccagttacttGTACAATATCAAAATCACTATTGATGTCACAAAATCTGAGTTTGTTATTCTTCATGGTTGTCATGCAGACAGAAGGATTACAGCCATGCTTGTAAACATGTTACAAATTTGCAGTGCAATGGTTAAATAAGAGAGCAACtgagaataaaatagaaataatccAAATTGAGGGTTTACAAAATCTTTTCTCCAGTTGTTGTTTGAGGTACCTTAGCTGGATTGTGGACTCACTATTGGTCAGGAAAAACTGAGGTTTAAAATAGGATAAAGTAGTACAGCTGTTTGCTaagatgcaaaacaaaataagaagtcttctaatttctcttttccccctaGCTCCTAAAATCTCTATAGCGAAGAGTTGTATAAAATGGGAAGAGCAAACAGCTGCACAAATAATTCAACTGCATCGTGCAATAGGGAGTATGGTGAGacagtggatttttttgaaCTTTTTTCTGTCCTATAGCATGGCTGAGTTTGGCGTAGATACTTTAACTAATCACTAAACCTCAATTTTAGTTGTTTTAGCCTCTGTAACCTAGCATGTGTTTTAAAATCCTGGTAGTTTATCATTAGAGGTGGAATTAATGTGGAGGAGAATTTTCATGGACTTGATCCTATGTGTGAAATCAGCTCAAAAATTTTATGTTGTTTCCTTAACTCAGATTTTCCCTCATGTGTTTGAGAAGGTTTGGAATGCTACAGTGACATCTCTGCATGACAGTAAACAGTGCAAACAACCACAGTGAAGAGCTGTTGTAGCTAATTGCTTAACTCACTTCTGCATATGCTAATGGTTTGAggaagaacaaggaaaacaagataTGATAAGGAAAATCTATCTAGACATACAGCTAAATTTTCTGTTAGTGTTATTATCAGAGGTATTTTGCATAAGGAGAAAATCAGACAGTTGCctggaaatgtgaaaatattctCAATGTGTCATCTGTTTCCAGTTTCCTTTGCAGACACTCTGGAAGGGTACTACCATTAAACTTCTGGATTTTGTGGAAGTGGATAATATCCCTGGTTTTTATGGTATTTActcttaaattattaaaattttaaaccattttctttAGGAATCTTAGTGCCATGTGGGCCAAGGGGTGTGACTGATCAGGGCTTAGTGAGTTCATGGATCAGATATGGAGCAGTGCCAAAGAATGACTGTTCTGATTGTTTCTGCTCATTTGGTTataataaaacacagaataCAATAACGTATTTTTTAGCAAAATAGTGACTCAAGATGGTTATCATGCTTCAAAAGAACAGAAGAGGTTCAAACCTTTTCTGTACTTGTTGGCATAAAAATGCAGGATgatctttctttgcttttagaTCAAATACTAAATGACTGTGGAGTTGTTCCTGGTTCAGTGCTGTTTCATAAAGTTTCCCAAACACTAATAGCTCGCTGCAAGGTAGgcttttcccatttgttttaTATTCACTGCCCTAAAGATGAGGTTTTTAGTATTTGCGTGGTGCATAACTTTTGTCTTAATTGTCTGTTGTTAGTCTCTGTACTAGTTTAGATcagcaacagatttttttatttaataccGTGAACTTTTAATTTCCTCTAACAGGCTTTGCACACCTGCAAGCAGGAATTCGACTTATAGACCTGATGACATTGAATAAAATGAATTCTGTAAGCCAGCCTATGGGAGCTAAAGATAACTTTAAACATGGAAGAAGcttactgcctttttttgtttgtttgtatttttaggAAGGCTGGGTTGGAATCAAAACAGTCGTTTTAAAGAAGAAGCTTACAGCAGTTGACTTCTACAATGGATATATGCACTCTTGGTTCCAGCAGAATCGAAGAATCGTTCATGAGGAATGCAGATTTCAAACACTCAAACTTAGCATGGCAAAAAAGACTCTGAAAGAGAGGGGAATATTGGCACAGGATATAAAGcagtaaatgtattttttaatgtctgtaaGTTAACggtaatataaaatatttcaaagccCACCTATAACATTCAACTTAATTAAGGGATTTCTTCCCATAGTGTTTGATCTTACTGTCATCTGCATGTTTTCATTGTGGGTTCCTGAAGATACTTCTCTTTCTCCATCAGGGAAGAGAATCTCCATGAGTGCTGTAGATATGGAATAAATCCCTGTTTCCACTGTTAcgaaataaatttatttttatacaacGTTTTCAGGGGTGTATTGAGGACTTTTGGTATAATTTTCTTCAGGCATAAGTTTTGGACAATTATTTTGATCTGGAAAGACTAAAATCCAGTGCTTTTCTAATGCTCACTGAGACTTAGACTATCTAGTTTGGTGGTATTGTGGATCATAAAATTCTTTTTGTATCCCTGCATTGAGGTGAATAATTTAGCTGGGAACATTAGAGAATCTTTTCCTGTCCGTgatgattttcttccttccctgttcTGTTTTCATATCCTGGGATACGTCctgtttaaaatttttgtgCCCTCAATCCAGAAAATTTATGTTCTACTATTTTACTTTCTGACAGAAGAGATTTTTACCTGATGAGGAGTTGTTATCCAAGATTTTCCTCAATCTGTCTTTGGTTAATGGCATATACAAGAAGTATTTCATGTCAAGAACCCCAAAACTTGTGATTCTTACACTTTTTTATCTTCTAAGTAGTAACGTAGCACTGAGTataacagcagagaaaagacGACCATATCTTAGGAGCTGTTCTAATATTTGCTaactttttcctgcttttcctgagttctgctgaagtaaaaacaaaaaatctagaaaaatgTGTCATATCGTAAGGattaaaatgtttgtgaagAAGCATCTGTTAAAACAGCtgctgcaatatttttcttctattgccATTGGTCCATCAATTA
It encodes the following:
- the MTFMT gene encoding methionyl-tRNA formyltransferase, mitochondrial, giving the protein MRARVLRAWSESVRTAGPPWRVLFFGTDRFAVTALRALRAAGEPSEDSLVSRLEVVTLPSRLPGDLPVRSCARELQLPVHEWPHTGPVGQFDVGVVASFGRLLSEDLILQFPYGVLNVHPSCLPRWRGPAPIVHTVLHGDKVTGVTIMEIRPKRFDVGPIIKQEEVAVPPRCTAQELEGMLAKMGANMLLAVLKNLPESLRNKKEQPKEGVTFAPKISIAKSCIKWEEQTAAQIIQLHRAIGSMFPLQTLWKGTTIKLLDFVEVDNIPGFYDQILNDCGVVPGSVLFHKVSQTLIARCKEGWVGIKTVVLKKKLTAVDFYNGYMHSWFQQNRRIVHEECRFQTLKLSMAKKTLKERGILAQDIKQ